From the genome of Clavelina lepadiformis chromosome 2, kaClaLepa1.1, whole genome shotgun sequence:
CCTGAATGTTGTGTTAGTAACTGTGGACCATAGTCTAATTTTTGTTCCGATTTCGCTGTTTAACTAATTCTGTTATTTTCCCGAAGATCAGTTGATGCCAGTGTCGCGGCGTTTCGGGTGTTTCAAAATAAGAATCTTGAAACTGCTAAGATTGTCTAATTCTTGAGCCATTATCGTTACAGTTACTACGCCACAACGACGAGAGTTTTGTTAACGGACAGTAGTACTTTTTAGTTTCAACTCATTGATCATATAAAATTACTGCTCAATTCTATATTAATCGATTTCATGGAATATGTCTGCTTGAATGTCTTTCGAAAGTTATTATAAAACATAGACTAGTAGTTTATTATGGAGAAGATCGAGACGACAAGcgtgaaaataatttaacgcCGATGAAATCCCACAGCTGTGAGCACATCTTCCTAAACGTCGCCCCTTGGTTGGCCTTGTACAGTTTGCAGACACCAAAAAGTAGGCCAAGTGAGAGAATGGTAATTGTAAATTTCATCTCTCGTTGTATTCGGATTGCTGCAGGATGAGTTGCCATGAGTTTGTCAACAATGTTTCCAGCAACATTTTCATGAGGGAAGGGCTTGTCTGGAATTTCCTTTCCTAGGAACTCACACAAAGGCGCCCATCCTTGACGGACATCGTAGACCAGTAGTTTATCAGGAGGACAATTCtgaaagttaaattaaaaaatacattaCGAAACTGTAAGGTGCTTACGCTTTTAAATGTCAAAAGATAAAGAGGAAAACACAAATGTAAATGTACCTGTAAGCAATATTGGGTGTGCTGTCTGAAtgcttttttcaaaaccaTTTCATTATTTACAAATGAAAAGTCGAATGGATGTTTCATTTCAAGTCCGAAGCGACTCATAACTGCAATATAAATTTTGGTTCAATATTCACCCTTTAATCTCACCATAAATCTCATCACTCGGATCACCAAGCCGTTATAGGctacataacaataaaggCAGGAGTATAATTAGGAAAACGTTAGCCTAGGTTACTACTCAACTCTACAGCCTACCAAAatagttgaaatatttgaagtaaTTCCATCCAGTTGGTGACACTAGTTGCATGAACTTGTAAGTGAAATTTTCATTAACGACTTTATATTGGCCGCAGTAGCTCTTGtaccatttttcttcattcCTTGTTGTCAAAATGACCTTTGTATAAGTTTGTGATGATAAGGAgatattaaaatatatattggGAATAAAGTATAGAgttttgtttacggaaattGCCTTTATGAAACGGGATATAAAAATTCTGACGAGCTTCAGGTTTTGCAAATCTGCTCAAAGAAGCTAAAGCATTGTGTGTCAAATGACATCCTATTTCCTGCTCATTGTTTTTGTACGTGATTGAACATTGCATCGCCTATTCATTACTTcgtgtttattgttttaaagttgttacGTAAATGTCGCGCTTGCCTTTCTTGTATGCGTTCAGTTTCCAGTATAAGtttctttaatattttttattatttgtatcAGTAATATTAAGCAGTTGTCAAAAAGCATAAAGTCTAATAACATGAACGCTGTAGAATGaacgtctttatgctgttgctgtgccaatgttctgtctaaatgtaatcgttcaaagaagcttcaatataatcagtttattaTACAGTTGTAATTGCTGTGAAACTACtattgaattcaatttgaagaagttcagtatcaagttagacaactttgttgtcaGCTTTATAAGACAGTAATCCGTGAAGATAAACAATTAAGTCCGAGTTTGAAAAAccagacaacgaccttatgagactcacatatcatcacccgcaataaacaattcgacaagcaaacattgtaattaAGTGGTTGAACCTGTCAAGTTCAAGTACCATATACAACCATCCATTACAGGTTTGTACGTTTTTTTTAATCAGCAAATAGCTATAA
Proteins encoded in this window:
- the LOC143446914 gene encoding uncharacterized protein LOC143446914, translating into MKVIVAGYAKTGTKSMVVALSELGFNVYDYLDHYWYHGDKWTKILSPGSGGDIEDFKEMYESVDAITDGPPYLFWEEILQAFPDAKVILTTRNEEKWYKSYCGQYKVVNENFTYKFMQLVSPTGWNYFKYFNYFVMSRFGLEMKHPFDFSFVNNEMVLKKAFRQHTQYCLQNCPPDKLLVYDVRQGWAPLCEFLGKEIPDKPFPHENVAGNIVDKLMATHPAAIRIQREMKFTITILSLGLLFGVCKLYKANQGATFRKMCSQLWDFIGVKLFSRLSSRSSP